A DNA window from Janibacter sp. A1S7 contains the following coding sequences:
- a CDS encoding homogentisate 1,2-dioxygenase → MAHYRQIGPVPQQRHTLFKDEDGRILSEELMGEEGFSSDSSLLYHRHIPSGIVGAREWVLPDQSLVPNQPLLPRHLRLHDLFTDAEVAGTDAVTDRRLVLGNGDVRISYAHVGATSPLYKNAIGDECVYVERGSALVETQFGALEASEGDYVIIPRATIHRWVVREGETARLYVIEANSHIAPPKRYLSRYGQFLEHAPYCERDLHGPSEPLLREESDVDVYIKHRGRGEGGIAGTVHTVPEHPFDVVGWDGCLYPYTFNIRDFMPITGKVHQPPPVHQVFEANNFVICNFLPRKVDYHELAVPVPYYHSNVDSDEIMFYVDGDYEARKGSGIGKGSISIHPGGHNHGPQPGAVEAAMGTEFFDETAVMVDTFRPLDLGPAARATDDGKYASSWTGGRWLGERREA, encoded by the coding sequence ATGGCCCACTACCGCCAGATCGGACCGGTGCCGCAGCAGCGGCACACCCTCTTCAAGGACGAGGACGGTCGCATCCTGTCCGAGGAGTTGATGGGCGAGGAGGGTTTCTCCTCCGACTCCTCGCTGCTCTACCACCGGCACATCCCCTCGGGGATCGTGGGCGCACGCGAGTGGGTGCTGCCGGACCAGTCGCTGGTGCCGAACCAGCCTCTGCTGCCCCGTCACCTGAGGCTGCACGACCTCTTCACCGACGCGGAGGTCGCCGGCACCGACGCGGTCACCGACCGTCGACTGGTGCTGGGCAACGGTGACGTGCGCATCTCGTACGCCCACGTCGGCGCGACGTCGCCGCTGTACAAGAACGCGATCGGTGACGAGTGCGTCTACGTCGAGCGCGGGTCGGCCCTGGTGGAGACCCAGTTCGGGGCCCTCGAGGCGAGTGAGGGTGACTACGTGATCATCCCGCGCGCCACCATCCACCGCTGGGTGGTGCGCGAGGGCGAGACCGCTCGCCTGTACGTCATCGAGGCCAACAGCCACATCGCCCCACCGAAGCGCTACCTCTCCCGCTACGGCCAGTTCCTCGAGCACGCGCCCTACTGCGAGCGGGACCTGCACGGTCCGAGCGAGCCGCTGCTGCGCGAGGAGAGCGACGTCGACGTCTACATCAAGCACCGCGGCCGGGGCGAAGGGGGGATCGCCGGCACCGTGCACACGGTGCCCGAGCACCCCTTCGACGTCGTCGGGTGGGACGGGTGCCTCTACCCGTACACCTTCAACATCCGTGACTTCATGCCGATCACCGGCAAGGTGCACCAACCGCCGCCGGTGCACCAGGTCTTCGAGGCCAACAACTTCGTCATCTGCAACTTCCTGCCGCGCAAGGTCGACTACCACGAGCTGGCGGTGCCGGTGCCGTACTACCACTCCAACGTCGACTCCGACGAGATCATGTTCTACGTCGACGGCGACTACGAGGCGCGCAAGGGCTCGGGCATCGGCAAGGGCTCGATCTCGATCCACCCGGGTGGGCACAACCACGGACCGCAGCCGGGCGCGGTCGAGGCCGCGATGGGCACGGAGTTCTTCGACGAGACGGCGGTCATGGTCGACACCTTCCGCCCGCTCGACCTCGGCCCGGCCGCTCGGGCGACCGACGACGGGAAGTACGCCTCCTCGTGGACCGGCGGCCGTTGGCTGGGCGAGCGGAGAGAGGCATGA
- a CDS encoding GntP family permease: MTLALLGILLSLGLLITLAYRGHSVIAVAPFAASIAVIMSGAPLLASYTQVFMPALGSFLIAFFPLFLVGAIFGRLMTISGYAQDLARWISGMLGPRFAILVTVLATALLTYGGVSAWVVVFTIFPIGMALFEEADIPRRLMPAAIALGIFTFATAALPGSPQIHNTIPTKFFGTNTFAAPGLGLIAAVLVFGLGMLWLEHRQKQLARAGESFRDATHAELKQAQRGEGPVRTGEGGGAPRQSTGPTEGAGADAVQPHGHGPAVATRERTSLTSTGAPTAVAAPPSAAAGLIGLSPILAIVAVNALCTYVVFPAMDFGFLAQEKYGSTSLDGVMGIWSVTVAMLAGIALVFLLRIGSFSDYVEGLSDGAKNAVLPVFNTASEVGYGAVIASLAVFVAIRDNIFGISENPLIVAAASTSGISGLTGSASGGLTITLQTFGADLTRMATEQGIAMDLMHRVTAMASIGFDSLPHNGAIITLLLVTGLSHRESYKDIFVVTVLVPLAGLLTVIGLGMVVGSF; the protein is encoded by the coding sequence ATGACGCTTGCACTCCTGGGGATCCTCCTCTCGCTGGGCCTCCTGATCACCCTCGCCTATCGCGGTCACTCGGTGATCGCCGTGGCCCCCTTCGCCGCCTCCATCGCGGTGATCATGTCCGGGGCACCACTGCTGGCCAGCTATACACAGGTCTTCATGCCCGCTCTGGGCTCCTTCCTGATCGCCTTCTTCCCGCTGTTCCTCGTGGGCGCGATCTTCGGTCGGCTGATGACGATCAGCGGCTACGCGCAGGACCTGGCCCGGTGGATCTCCGGGATGCTCGGACCGCGCTTCGCCATCCTCGTCACGGTCCTGGCCACCGCGCTGCTGACCTACGGTGGCGTCAGCGCCTGGGTGGTCGTCTTCACGATCTTCCCGATCGGGATGGCGCTCTTCGAGGAGGCCGACATCCCGCGGCGCCTGATGCCGGCTGCCATCGCGCTGGGCATCTTCACCTTCGCCACGGCGGCCCTGCCGGGTTCCCCGCAGATCCACAACACCATCCCGACGAAGTTCTTCGGCACCAACACCTTCGCCGCGCCCGGCCTCGGCCTGATCGCCGCGGTCCTGGTCTTCGGTCTGGGCATGCTCTGGCTGGAGCACCGGCAGAAGCAGCTGGCTCGCGCGGGTGAGTCCTTCCGCGACGCCACCCATGCCGAGCTCAAGCAGGCCCAGCGCGGCGAGGGCCCGGTCCGCACGGGCGAAGGGGGCGGCGCCCCCCGCCAGAGCACCGGCCCCACCGAGGGTGCGGGCGCGGACGCCGTCCAGCCGCACGGGCACGGCCCGGCGGTGGCCACGCGGGAGCGCACGTCGCTCACCTCGACCGGAGCGCCCACCGCCGTGGCCGCTCCCCCGTCCGCGGCCGCGGGTCTGATCGGTCTCAGCCCGATCCTGGCGATCGTCGCGGTCAACGCGCTGTGCACCTATGTGGTCTTCCCCGCCATGGACTTCGGCTTCCTCGCGCAGGAGAAGTACGGATCCACCTCCCTCGACGGGGTCATGGGCATCTGGTCGGTGACCGTCGCGATGCTCGCCGGCATCGCGCTGGTCTTCCTGCTACGCATCGGGTCCTTCTCCGACTACGTCGAGGGACTGTCCGACGGTGCGAAGAACGCGGTGCTGCCGGTCTTCAACACCGCCAGCGAGGTCGGCTACGGCGCCGTCATCGCCTCCCTGGCCGTCTTCGTGGCCATTCGCGACAACATCTTCGGCATCAGCGAGAACCCGCTCATCGTCGCGGCCGCCTCCACCTCCGGGATCTCCGGGTTGACCGGATCCGCCTCCGGCGGACTGACGATCACCCTGCAGACGTTCGGAGCCGACCTGACCCGGATGGCGACCGAGCAGGGCATCGCGATGGACCTGATGCACCGGGTGACGGCGATGGCCTCGATCGGCTTCGACTCGCTGCCGCACAACGGCGCGATCATCACCCTGCTGCTCGTGACCGGCCTGTCCCACCGTGAGTCCTACAAGGACATCTTCGTCGTCACCGTCCTCGTGCCGCTGGCCGGCCTGCTGACCGTCATCGGTCTCGGCATGGTCGTAGGCTCGTTCTGA
- a CDS encoding cytochrome P450/oxidoreductase, with the protein MTTACPISSPADEFDPFGDGYQQDPPAYVAWSRESEPVFYSPKLDYWVVTRYEDIKAIFRDNLTFSPAVALEKITPTSQEANDVLASYDYGMNRTLVNEDEPAHMERRRALMEPFDPEHLAHHEPMVRALVREYVDAFIDDGRADLVNQMFWEIPLTVALEFLGVPDDDKPKLREYSVAHTVNTWGRPEPEEQVAVAHAVGNFWQYAGGVLERMRERPDDHGWMQYGIRMQRELPEVVTDSYLHSMMMAGIVAAHETTANGIANAVKLLLENREIWEQVCADPTLIPNAVEECLRHNGSQAAWRRITTTPTEVGGVSLPEGARILMVSSSGNHDTRRFEDPELVDVRRDDAADHLTFGYGAHQCLGKNLARMEMQIFLEELTGRLPHMRLAAQEFSYVPNTSFRGPEHLWVEWDPADNPERRDPCVLRPRVEVNIGEPTAAHHSRPMRVVRVVDAADDVRHITLVSDDGTALPTFTPGSHIDVECADSGIVRQYSLCGSPPAPVQPAGCPVPHTPRPQEYEIAVLREQESRGGSDWVHDHVHEGDVLTVRGPRNHFRLPEQAQRYVFVAGGIGITPIRAMAAHAAREGVAYEIHYLGRERAGMAFVDELATEHGEHLVVHCSGEGGRADLHRLMADLSDRGRAGDLHLYACGPQRMIDDLTTGSADWPEGTVVFEHFSSTLGELDPEVEHEFTVHLADSDVDLVVPRDRTLLQTLRDAGRAIPANCREGLCGTCEVPVLDGDVDHRDVVLSGSERRAGDRMMSCCSRAVGDRIVLGL; encoded by the coding sequence ATGACCACCGCCTGTCCGATCTCCTCGCCGGCCGACGAGTTCGACCCCTTCGGTGACGGCTACCAGCAGGACCCACCGGCCTACGTGGCGTGGTCCCGCGAGAGCGAGCCGGTCTTCTACAGCCCCAAGCTCGACTACTGGGTGGTCACCCGCTACGAGGACATCAAGGCGATCTTCCGCGACAACCTCACCTTCTCCCCCGCCGTCGCGCTGGAGAAGATCACGCCCACCAGCCAGGAGGCCAACGACGTCCTGGCCTCCTACGACTACGGGATGAACCGCACCCTGGTGAACGAGGACGAGCCGGCGCACATGGAGCGCAGGCGGGCGCTGATGGAGCCCTTCGACCCCGAGCACCTGGCCCACCACGAGCCGATGGTCCGCGCCCTGGTGCGCGAGTACGTCGACGCCTTCATCGACGACGGCCGGGCGGACCTGGTCAACCAGATGTTCTGGGAGATCCCGCTGACCGTGGCCCTGGAGTTCCTCGGGGTCCCCGACGACGACAAGCCGAAGCTGCGGGAGTACTCCGTCGCCCACACCGTCAACACCTGGGGCCGGCCGGAGCCGGAGGAGCAGGTCGCCGTCGCCCACGCGGTCGGCAACTTCTGGCAGTACGCCGGCGGCGTCCTGGAGCGGATGCGCGAGCGCCCCGACGACCACGGGTGGATGCAGTACGGCATCCGGATGCAGCGCGAGCTGCCCGAGGTCGTCACCGACTCCTACCTGCACTCGATGATGATGGCCGGCATCGTCGCCGCACACGAGACCACGGCGAACGGCATCGCCAACGCCGTGAAGCTGCTGCTGGAGAACCGCGAGATCTGGGAGCAGGTCTGCGCCGACCCCACGCTCATCCCCAACGCGGTCGAGGAGTGCCTGCGGCACAACGGGTCGCAGGCAGCGTGGCGGCGCATCACGACCACGCCGACCGAGGTCGGTGGCGTGTCCCTGCCCGAGGGCGCCCGCATCCTCATGGTTTCCTCCTCCGGCAACCACGACACCCGCCGGTTCGAGGACCCCGAGCTGGTCGACGTGCGCCGCGACGACGCCGCCGACCACCTGACCTTCGGCTACGGCGCCCACCAGTGCCTGGGCAAGAACCTCGCCCGCATGGAGATGCAGATCTTCCTCGAGGAGCTGACCGGACGCCTGCCGCACATGCGGCTCGCGGCGCAGGAGTTCAGTTACGTGCCCAACACCTCCTTCCGCGGCCCGGAGCACCTGTGGGTCGAGTGGGATCCCGCGGACAACCCCGAGCGCCGCGACCCCTGCGTGCTGCGCCCGCGCGTCGAGGTCAACATCGGCGAACCGACGGCGGCCCACCACTCGCGGCCGATGCGCGTCGTGCGCGTCGTCGACGCCGCGGACGACGTCCGGCACATCACCCTCGTCAGCGACGACGGGACCGCGCTGCCGACCTTCACCCCCGGCTCGCACATCGACGTCGAGTGCGCAGACTCCGGCATCGTGCGCCAGTACTCGCTGTGCGGCAGCCCGCCCGCGCCGGTACAGCCGGCGGGGTGTCCGGTCCCGCACACCCCGCGACCGCAGGAGTACGAGATCGCGGTGCTGCGCGAGCAGGAGTCCCGCGGCGGTTCGGACTGGGTGCACGATCACGTGCACGAAGGGGATGTCCTCACCGTCCGCGGTCCGCGCAACCACTTCCGTCTGCCCGAGCAGGCGCAGCGCTACGTCTTCGTCGCCGGTGGCATCGGCATCACCCCCATCCGGGCCATGGCTGCCCACGCCGCTCGCGAGGGCGTCGCCTACGAGATCCACTACCTGGGTCGGGAGCGGGCGGGCATGGCCTTCGTCGACGAGCTCGCGACCGAGCACGGGGAGCACCTGGTGGTGCACTGCTCGGGGGAAGGGGGCCGCGCCGACCTGCATCGGCTGATGGCCGACCTGTCCGACCGGGGTCGCGCCGGAGACCTCCACCTCTACGCGTGCGGCCCGCAGCGGATGATCGACGACCTGACCACCGGCAGCGCCGACTGGCCGGAGGGGACGGTCGTCTTCGAGCACTTCTCCTCCACGCTCGGCGAGCTCGACCCGGAGGTCGAGCACGAGTTCACCGTGCACCTCGCGGACTCCGATGTCGACCTCGTCGTCCCCCGCGACCGCACCCTCCTGCAGACCCTGCGCGATGCCGGACGGGCCATCCCGGCCAACTGCCGGGAAGGGCTGTGCGGCACCTGCGAGGTGCCCGTCCTCGACGGCGACGTCGACCACCGCGACGTCGTCCTGTCCGGGTCCGAGCGCCGCGCGGGCGACCGGATGATGTCCTGCTGCTCCCGGGCAGTCGGCGACCGGATCGTCCTCGGGCTCTGA
- a CDS encoding IclR family transcriptional regulator — protein sequence MSTLQTLDRGLEAIEIISQRTGGTSPAALADELGVHRAGAYRILATLEQRHLVAKGHDGLYRLGSGALVVAGRFMSQYRTSAQPVVQDLADRSGCTAFVAIADGDESIAIAVAEPAARGSIGISYRVGARHPLEQGADGLAILAQRPERVTDSEAVQQSRAQGYAISDGEVQPGAVGIAVGTGGDASTTDVEASIGVIRLGLPGNLDIERLLPLVRDARAAVARLY from the coding sequence ATGAGCACCCTGCAGACGCTCGACCGCGGGCTCGAGGCGATCGAGATCATCTCGCAGCGAACCGGCGGCACCTCCCCCGCCGCGCTGGCCGACGAGCTCGGCGTACACCGCGCCGGCGCCTACCGGATCCTCGCCACCCTCGAGCAGCGCCACCTCGTGGCCAAGGGGCACGACGGTCTCTACCGCCTCGGCAGCGGGGCCCTCGTCGTCGCGGGTCGCTTCATGAGCCAGTACCGCACCTCGGCCCAGCCAGTGGTGCAGGATCTCGCCGACCGCAGCGGCTGCACCGCCTTCGTCGCCATCGCCGACGGTGACGAGTCGATCGCCATCGCCGTCGCCGAGCCGGCCGCTCGTGGCTCCATCGGGATCAGCTACCGGGTCGGAGCCCGCCACCCCCTCGAACAGGGCGCCGACGGCCTGGCGATCCTCGCCCAACGCCCCGAACGCGTCACCGACAGCGAGGCCGTGCAGCAGTCCCGCGCGCAGGGGTACGCGATCTCCGACGGTGAAGTGCAGCCGGGCGCCGTCGGCATCGCCGTCGGCACCGGCGGGGACGCCTCGACCACCGACGTCGAGGCGTCGATCGGAGTCATCCGACTCGGCCTGCCCGGCAACCTGGACATCGAGCGGCTCCTCCCCCTGGTCCGCGACGCGCGGGCGGCCGTGGCGCGCCTGTACTGA
- a CDS encoding MerR family transcriptional regulator, translating to MYTIKRAAELTGVPAATLRAWERRYGVIEPERTEAGYRVYDEESLARIRALASLVADGWTPSQAAKEVARVAPTAKGAPPGPEIVLRTLAADPIPADASAAGNRTEHLVDAAARLDAAAVARVLDERFAAGSFESVVDGWLMPALAEVGDAWADQRISVAGEHLVAHAVLRRLATSYDAAASRPGGPTVIVGLPAEVHHELGIFAFAVALRRGGLDVVYLGPNLPADAWCAAMDVHVARCAVLAIPRAQDAPAAQAVIDALSASHPTVPVAVGGDRQGDVGGALVTALGHALGPAAAALTASLTAEP from the coding sequence ATGTACACGATCAAGCGCGCCGCCGAGCTGACCGGCGTACCGGCTGCCACCCTACGGGCGTGGGAGCGCCGCTACGGCGTCATCGAACCCGAGCGCACCGAGGCCGGCTACCGGGTCTACGACGAGGAGAGCCTGGCCCGCATCCGCGCGCTGGCCTCCCTCGTGGCCGACGGCTGGACCCCCAGCCAAGCGGCCAAGGAGGTCGCCCGGGTGGCACCGACGGCGAAGGGCGCTCCCCCCGGCCCCGAGATCGTTCTGCGCACCCTCGCGGCGGACCCGATCCCGGCGGACGCCTCCGCCGCGGGGAACAGGACGGAGCACCTCGTGGACGCCGCGGCGCGCCTCGACGCGGCCGCGGTCGCCCGGGTGCTCGACGAGCGGTTCGCGGCCGGCTCCTTCGAGTCCGTCGTCGACGGATGGCTCATGCCGGCCCTGGCAGAAGTTGGTGACGCGTGGGCGGACCAGCGGATCTCGGTTGCCGGCGAGCACCTCGTCGCCCACGCGGTGCTGCGTCGCCTGGCCACGTCCTACGACGCCGCGGCCAGCCGGCCCGGCGGTCCGACGGTCATCGTCGGGCTTCCTGCGGAGGTCCACCACGAGCTGGGGATCTTCGCCTTCGCCGTCGCGTTGCGCCGTGGCGGACTCGACGTCGTCTACCTCGGACCGAACCTGCCCGCCGACGCATGGTGCGCAGCGATGGATGTCCACGTCGCGCGGTGCGCGGTGCTCGCGATACCCAGGGCCCAGGACGCGCCCGCCGCGCAGGCCGTCATCGACGCGTTGTCCGCCTCCCACCCCACGGTGCCCGTCGCCGTCGGCGGTGATCGCCAGGGCGACGTGGGTGGAGCACTCGTCACCGCTTTGGGTCACGCGCTCGGTCCGGCGGCAGCGGCGCTCACCGCCTCGTTGACAGCCGAACCGTAG
- a CDS encoding SRPBCC family protein, whose amino-acid sequence MKITRTITVDTPPSAVYAYLSDFTTSDQWDPGTIDTTLVEGDGAVGSTYHNRSVFRGNETELTYVTMDLQEDRLVVMRGENRTVIVQDTMSIRPGPGGVGTELVYEADFTFKGLVKLATPFLRGPLTKLGDEAEEALNRELPRL is encoded by the coding sequence ATGAAGATCACTCGGACCATCACGGTCGACACCCCCCCTTCGGCTGTCTACGCCTACCTGTCGGACTTCACCACGAGCGACCAGTGGGACCCGGGCACCATCGACACCACCTTGGTCGAGGGGGACGGCGCGGTCGGTAGCACGTACCACAACCGCTCGGTCTTCCGCGGCAACGAGACCGAGTTGACCTACGTCACCATGGACCTGCAGGAGGACCGCCTGGTCGTCATGCGCGGGGAGAACAGGACGGTCATCGTGCAGGACACGATGTCCATCCGCCCCGGGCCGGGTGGTGTGGGCACCGAGCTCGTCTACGAGGCGGACTTCACCTTCAAGGGCCTGGTCAAGCTGGCCACCCCGTTCCTGCGCGGCCCGCTGACGAAGCTCGGCGACGAGGCCGAGGAGGCCCTCAACCGAGAACTACCCCGGCTCTGA
- a CDS encoding NAD(P)/FAD-dependent oxidoreductase, translated as MTDSPARPTRPAGPRPTAAVVGAGVSGLTAAYVLSRTHDVTLYESDARLGGHAHTHTVATSTGEDVRVDSGFIVHNERTYPNLLRLFRELDVPTQPTEMSMSITCDGCGLSWAGGRGPGAVLAQPRRLLDPRFLRMLVEIPRFHKAAKAVLAGAEAVDVSSGTDPTWGEFLERGGFSDYFIAHFALPLVSCVWSSGDEDSLHYPARHLFAFLDHHGMLSVSGSPTWRTVTGGSATYVDALAARLGQVRTSARVTSVSRHPDGVDVRTADGVTTFDRTVIATHADQALELLADASAQEKEDLAAIRYSRNATVLHRDTSHLPSAKRARASWNYRSASCGGASEPRVSYWMNRLHGFDEEGDQFLVTLNPATPVDDGDVIARMDYAHPVFTAEAVAAATRLSTAGGDRLAFAGAHLGWGFHEDGCRSGVRAAERFGVGW; from the coding sequence GTGACCGATTCTCCCGCCCGACCCACCCGGCCGGCCGGCCCGCGCCCCACGGCCGCCGTCGTCGGCGCCGGGGTCTCCGGACTGACCGCGGCCTACGTCCTGTCACGGACCCACGACGTCACCCTCTACGAGTCGGACGCGCGTCTGGGGGGCCACGCCCACACCCACACCGTGGCCACGAGCACCGGCGAGGACGTGCGGGTCGACAGCGGCTTCATCGTCCACAACGAGCGGACGTATCCGAACCTGCTGCGGTTGTTCCGCGAGCTCGATGTGCCGACCCAGCCGACGGAGATGAGCATGTCCATCACCTGCGACGGGTGCGGCCTGTCCTGGGCCGGCGGCCGTGGGCCGGGCGCGGTCCTGGCCCAACCGCGCCGGTTGCTCGACCCGCGATTCCTGCGGATGCTCGTCGAGATCCCGCGCTTCCACAAGGCCGCGAAGGCCGTCCTCGCCGGGGCCGAGGCCGTCGACGTGTCGTCGGGCACCGACCCGACGTGGGGAGAGTTCCTCGAGCGGGGCGGCTTCTCCGACTACTTCATCGCCCACTTCGCGCTCCCGCTCGTCTCCTGCGTGTGGTCCTCGGGGGACGAGGACTCCTTGCACTACCCGGCGCGGCACCTCTTCGCCTTCCTCGACCACCACGGCATGCTCAGCGTCTCCGGATCCCCGACCTGGCGCACCGTCACCGGTGGGTCGGCCACCTACGTCGACGCACTCGCTGCCCGCTTGGGTCAGGTGCGCACGAGTGCCCGGGTCACGTCCGTGAGTCGACACCCGGACGGTGTCGACGTGCGCACGGCAGATGGTGTCACCACTTTCGACCGGACCGTCATCGCCACCCACGCCGACCAGGCACTGGAACTCCTCGCCGACGCGAGCGCGCAGGAGAAGGAGGACCTCGCGGCCATCCGCTACTCGCGCAATGCGACCGTCCTCCACCGTGACACCAGTCACCTGCCGAGCGCGAAGCGGGCCAGGGCCTCGTGGAACTACCGCAGCGCCAGCTGCGGCGGGGCGAGTGAACCGCGGGTGAGCTACTGGATGAACCGGCTGCACGGGTTCGACGAGGAGGGCGACCAGTTCCTCGTCACCCTCAACCCCGCCACCCCCGTCGACGACGGGGACGTGATCGCCCGGATGGATTACGCCCACCCCGTCTTCACCGCGGAGGCCGTCGCGGCCGCGACCCGGTTGTCCACCGCAGGCGGTGACCGGCTCGCCTTCGCCGGGGCGCACCTGGGCTGGGGTTTCCACGAGGACGGGTGCCGCTCCGGCGTCCGGGCAGCGGAGCGCTTCGGGGTGGGATGGTGA
- a CDS encoding DUF1365 domain-containing protein, producing MSVTHDDVTAESAPTAQTIELPTLPALVVGTVSHTRRTPLKHAFTNRQYQWLVDLDDLPQHDWPMRVLTRIEARDHLDAGRLGGGIRGDVERFLANRGVVLDASDRVIMLANARVLGHVFDPLTVFWCLSPDGALRACIFEVHNTYGERHAYLLDVDGTGRATTEKAFYVSPFNDTSGEYAVSLRLDPGRVTVTVGLERAGRRILTATTTGVPRAATDGTVVRTAARHLLMTWRVSAWIRIHGIWLWARRLPIQPRRPHSQENVR from the coding sequence ATGAGCGTGACCCACGACGACGTGACCGCTGAGTCCGCTCCGACCGCGCAGACCATCGAGCTGCCCACCCTGCCGGCGCTCGTCGTCGGCACGGTGAGCCACACCCGCCGCACGCCCCTGAAGCATGCCTTCACCAACCGCCAGTACCAGTGGCTCGTCGACCTCGACGACCTGCCCCAGCACGACTGGCCGATGCGGGTGCTGACCCGGATCGAAGCCCGCGACCACCTCGACGCAGGCCGCCTCGGAGGTGGCATCCGCGGTGACGTCGAGCGATTCCTTGCCAACCGTGGGGTCGTGCTCGACGCCTCGGACCGGGTGATCATGCTCGCCAACGCGCGCGTGCTCGGTCACGTCTTCGACCCCCTCACCGTCTTCTGGTGCCTCTCGCCCGACGGCGCCCTGCGGGCCTGCATCTTCGAGGTGCACAACACCTACGGGGAGCGACACGCCTACCTCCTCGATGTCGACGGCACCGGTCGGGCCACGACCGAGAAGGCGTTCTACGTCTCGCCCTTCAACGACACCAGTGGTGAGTACGCGGTGAGCCTGCGTCTCGACCCCGGGCGGGTCACCGTCACCGTCGGCCTCGAGCGTGCGGGACGGCGCATCCTCACCGCGACCACGACCGGCGTGCCACGAGCGGCCACGGATGGCACCGTTGTGCGCACCGCCGCCCGGCACCTGCTCATGACCTGGCGCGTCAGTGCCTGGATCCGCATCCACGGCATCTGGCTCTGGGCACGCCGGCTCCCGATCCAGCCCCGCCGTCCCCACTCGCAGGAGAACGTCCGATGA
- a CDS encoding cyclopropane-fatty-acyl-phospholipid synthase family protein, which translates to MTALTPHVDEPICLRRPALRPWCLRAHIARPILFKVLERAPVRVAMPDGTTVGGGTGLDAPTLQILHPTALFERMAHHPKIGFGEGYMAGDWAAAPGTDLADALVPFAQRLTSLVPPGLARMRGIVNRRIPRSTRNTIFGSRKNIEAHYDLSNDLFTAFLDETLSYSSALFDRSRPLAEQSLQEAQQAKIEAVLDTADVAAGSRVLEIGTGWGSLAIAAARRGATVTSITLSHEQAALADERIAAADVDEPGLADRIEVRLQDYREVGGQFDAIVSVEMIEAVGEEYWPTYFRTIDDLLAPGGVAAIQSILMSHDRYQATRNSYGWIQKHIFPGGLIPSQEAIEETTAEHTSLRVTSTHRFGRDYAETLRRWRRTFLRQWPTIAAAGFDETFRRKWEFYLAYCEAGFAADYIDVAQIRFERTNH; encoded by the coding sequence ATGACCGCCCTGACCCCTCACGTCGACGAACCCATCTGTCTGCGCCGCCCTGCCCTGCGGCCGTGGTGCCTGCGTGCGCACATCGCACGTCCGATCCTGTTCAAGGTGCTCGAGCGCGCACCGGTGCGGGTGGCCATGCCCGACGGGACCACCGTGGGAGGCGGCACGGGCCTGGACGCTCCCACCCTGCAGATCCTGCACCCGACTGCGCTCTTCGAGCGGATGGCCCACCACCCCAAGATCGGCTTCGGGGAGGGGTACATGGCCGGAGACTGGGCGGCAGCGCCCGGCACCGATCTCGCCGACGCACTCGTGCCCTTCGCGCAGCGGCTGACGAGTCTCGTGCCGCCGGGGCTGGCCCGGATGCGTGGCATCGTCAACCGCCGGATCCCACGATCCACCCGCAACACGATCTTTGGTTCGCGCAAGAACATCGAGGCGCACTACGACCTGAGCAACGACCTCTTCACCGCCTTCCTCGACGAGACCCTGAGCTACAGCTCGGCACTGTTCGATCGCAGTCGACCGCTGGCGGAGCAGAGCCTCCAGGAGGCGCAGCAGGCGAAGATCGAGGCCGTTCTCGACACAGCCGATGTCGCTGCCGGCTCGCGCGTGCTGGAGATCGGTACCGGCTGGGGATCGCTCGCGATCGCTGCCGCCCGTCGCGGCGCCACCGTCACCTCGATCACCCTCTCCCACGAGCAGGCCGCCCTCGCCGACGAGCGGATCGCGGCCGCCGACGTGGACGAGCCCGGTCTCGCCGACCGGATCGAGGTGCGGCTGCAGGACTACCGGGAGGTGGGTGGCCAGTTCGACGCGATCGTCAGCGTCGAGATGATCGAGGCCGTCGGCGAGGAGTACTGGCCGACGTACTTCCGGACCATCGACGACCTGCTCGCTCCCGGCGGGGTCGCGGCCATCCAGTCGATCCTCATGTCCCATGACCGCTACCAGGCCACGCGCAACTCCTACGGATGGATCCAGAAGCACATCTTCCCCGGGGGGCTCATCCCCTCGCAGGAGGCCATCGAGGAGACCACGGCCGAGCACACCTCGCTGCGGGTGACGTCCACCCACCGTTTCGGGCGCGACTATGCCGAGACGCTGCGCCGGTGGCGGCGGACCTTCCTGCGGCAGTGGCCCACGATCGCCGCTGCCGGTTTCGACGAGACCTTCCGTCGGAAGTGGGAGTTCTACCTCGCGTACTGCGAGGCAGGGTTCGCCGCCGACTACATCGACGTCGCCCAGATTCGCTTCGAACGAACGAACCACTGA